In Prosthecochloris marina, one genomic interval encodes:
- the cas3 gene encoding CRISPR-associated helicase Cas3', which translates to MEWVCSHIKAKGYPEETTLHEHLLLVGNVAEKIAIYSNMSPQIARLGAILHDIGKASTVFQQRLTEKKKPDTPFRHEIASCFFISLFDKEFHPVLIEMVIAHHKSIAEDARRKGILDLIEDRDNTFELHCKDWELWKNDALKLLSAFGIAVCNISLEDAQASYDEVAAYCEDVVLERGYSEWRGLLMAADHFASALSDKTDDYLERIFKHPKLDFYNRRHQLYPLSLKSASSGEKHTMVVASTGAGKTDFLFRRCKGRIFYTLPFQASINAMYKRVKNDLSTDNPDMDIRLLHAASKIVLEGKSREEKIIQGHVGAAVKVLTPHQIAAIAFGTNGYEAMIMDIKGCDVILDEIHTYTEVTRAIVLKIIQVLKHLGCNIHIGTATMPKLLYNRIIDLLGKENVLEVQLEENEQEQFNRHIIHKIDSWEIAAEVVAQSVNEQKKVLVVCNRVKAAQEKYTRLKRLFPETPILLIHSRFTKGDRDEKERLLLGLAEDGKPNGHFNSSTEACIVVATQVVEVSLDLSFDVMVTEGAPLDALIQRFGRVNRRRTKETIGTYKPVYVLPPPENDKEAKPYDIELINRSYDVLPNGEVLEEKSLQGKIDDVFTEIDFLTIEEHSVFKETGKWSIDKLTHNSKAILLELLDIDSVSCILEADREVYVQANYEDRYKMEIHTRYYVVKDLQQFKDEYSSSPFIIPDKAYSRDLGLIEDLAKPENYNVEYSFL; encoded by the coding sequence ATGGAATGGGTTTGTTCTCACATAAAAGCTAAAGGATATCCTGAAGAAACCACGTTACACGAACATTTGCTTTTGGTTGGCAATGTTGCAGAAAAGATTGCGATCTATTCAAACATGAGTCCACAAATCGCAAGACTTGGCGCAATTCTGCACGATATTGGGAAGGCAAGCACGGTGTTTCAGCAACGTTTAACCGAAAAGAAAAAACCTGATACCCCGTTTCGTCATGAAATTGCCTCTTGTTTTTTCATTTCTTTATTTGATAAAGAATTCCATCCTGTATTGATTGAGATGGTTATTGCACATCATAAATCTATTGCAGAAGATGCCAGAAGAAAAGGTATTCTTGATTTGATTGAGGATCGTGATAACACTTTCGAACTGCATTGTAAAGATTGGGAATTATGGAAAAATGATGCGCTTAAACTTCTTTCTGCTTTTGGAATCGCTGTTTGCAACATCAGCTTAGAAGACGCACAAGCGTCTTACGATGAGGTGGCTGCGTACTGCGAAGACGTCGTTCTTGAGCGAGGTTATTCTGAATGGCGCGGCCTTTTAATGGCTGCTGACCACTTTGCTTCCGCACTTTCCGATAAGACGGATGACTATCTTGAAAGAATTTTTAAACACCCAAAGCTTGATTTCTATAATCGCAGACACCAGCTTTATCCGCTCTCATTAAAAAGCGCTTCTTCTGGAGAAAAGCATACGATGGTTGTGGCCTCCACCGGCGCAGGGAAGACGGACTTTTTGTTCAGAAGATGTAAAGGGCGGATATTTTATACCTTGCCATTTCAAGCCTCCATCAATGCCATGTATAAGCGTGTGAAAAATGATCTTTCAACGGATAACCCCGATATGGATATTCGCTTACTCCATGCGGCTTCAAAAATTGTATTGGAAGGCAAATCCAGAGAAGAAAAAATTATTCAAGGCCATGTCGGTGCTGCCGTAAAAGTTCTCACGCCTCACCAAATCGCAGCAATTGCATTCGGCACAAACGGTTACGAAGCCATGATTATGGACATCAAAGGCTGCGATGTCATTTTGGATGAAATTCACACCTACACCGAGGTGACGCGAGCAATTGTGCTGAAGATCATTCAGGTGCTTAAACATCTCGGCTGCAATATTCATATCGGGACGGCGACCATGCCGAAGCTGCTTTACAACCGCATTATTGATTTGCTCGGAAAAGAAAATGTACTGGAAGTGCAGCTGGAGGAGAATGAGCAGGAACAATTCAATCGGCACATCATTCATAAAATCGACAGTTGGGAGATCGCTGCTGAGGTCGTCGCACAATCGGTAAATGAACAGAAAAAAGTTCTGGTTGTTTGCAATCGGGTCAAAGCAGCGCAAGAAAAGTATACCAGGCTTAAGAGACTATTCCCCGAAACACCGATTCTCCTGATTCACAGCCGATTTACCAAAGGCGATAGAGATGAAAAGGAACGCCTGTTGCTCGGGCTTGCCGAAGACGGCAAGCCCAACGGCCATTTTAACTCTTCTACTGAGGCATGCATTGTGGTTGCAACACAAGTCGTCGAGGTTAGCCTGGATCTCAGTTTTGACGTTATGGTTACGGAAGGAGCGCCCTTGGATGCGCTTATTCAACGGTTTGGCCGGGTAAATCGCAGGAGAACGAAAGAGACTATCGGCACATATAAACCCGTTTATGTTTTGCCGCCACCCGAAAACGATAAAGAAGCAAAACCCTATGACATTGAACTTATCAATCGTAGTTATGATGTTTTGCCAAACGGTGAGGTGTTGGAAGAAAAATCATTGCAGGGGAAAATAGATGACGTTTTTACCGAGATCGATTTTTTAACAATCGAAGAACATTCCGTTTTCAAAGAGACGGGCAAATGGAGCATTGATAAGCTCACGCATAATAGCAAAGCAATTCTTCTTGAGTTATTGGATATTGATAGTGTGAGCTGTATTCTTGAGGCCGATAGGGAGGTTTATGTGCAGGCAAATTATGAGGATCGTTATAAAATGGAGATTCATACAAGATATTATGTCGTTAAAGATCTTCAGCAATTCAAGGATGAATACAGCTCGTCTCCTTTTATTATTCCAGATAAAGCATATAGCAGAGATTTAGGCCTTATTGAAGACTTAGCTAAACCGGAAAATTATAATGTTGAATACTCATTTTTATAA
- the cas6 gene encoding CRISPR-associated endoribonuclease Cas6: MRLKLTLRQQRPVERIPLNYSYHMAATIYSTLTRSSDEYATKLHDRGYAPEGSRQKFKYFTFSNLQIPVRKIENGEIVSRSRQVTFYLSSPKEEFLQHLILGLFAEGSLRIHNALFGKECIEKLSEPEWSESMTFSMLSPLAVSAYRDPSTGMNTKEYLRYDDERLSNVLLHNLQAKYLGLFGCEPPENGAPFSVRFEEEYLNRVREKGRSVEKLITIKDSNGRETRVKAIQCPFTVTGHPELVKVGYECGFGENNSMGFGMVKVSS; encoded by the coding sequence CAGCAAAGGCCGGTAGAGCGAATCCCCCTTAATTACAGCTACCACATGGCCGCTACGATATACAGTACCCTTACCCGGTCATCAGATGAGTATGCAACTAAATTGCATGATCGTGGGTATGCTCCGGAAGGTAGCCGGCAAAAATTCAAATATTTCACCTTTTCAAACCTTCAGATTCCAGTTCGCAAAATTGAGAACGGTGAGATTGTTTCCCGTTCACGGCAAGTAACGTTCTATCTCTCGTCGCCGAAGGAAGAGTTTCTCCAGCATCTGATTCTCGGCCTGTTTGCCGAAGGGTCATTGCGGATTCACAATGCATTGTTCGGCAAAGAGTGTATCGAGAAGCTTTCCGAACCGGAGTGGTCGGAAAGTATGACTTTTTCCATGCTTTCGCCTCTTGCAGTTTCAGCGTATCGTGATCCATCAACGGGCATGAACACAAAGGAATATCTACGTTATGACGATGAACGTCTGTCGAACGTTCTTTTGCACAACCTTCAGGCTAAGTATCTCGGTCTATTTGGTTGTGAACCTCCTGAGAATGGTGCTCCCTTTTCTGTTAGGTTTGAAGAAGAGTATCTGAACCGGGTCCGGGAGAAAGGCAGGAGCGTGGAAAAGCTGATTACCATCAAAGACTCTAACGGCAGAGAGACCAGGGTCAAGGCGATCCAATGTCCCTTTACGGTTACCGGTCATCCCGAATTGGTCAAGGTCGGCTATGAATGCGGATTCGGGGAGAACAATTCAATGGGGTTCGGAATGGTGAAGGTTAGCTCATGA